The nucleotide sequence TCATCGATTCCTCCCTCAGAAACGAAGTGACAGCCTGTAACGATACCGGACCCGGCTGACACGCGCCGCCTTGTCATTGCTCATCCACGTCAGTGCTGATGGCTGTTAGGCGCCGCCTGATGTGGTTCCGTTCGGGATCCGTGCCAGCCAGTCTGAGCGCGCGGAGATACGCGGTCTCAGCCTCATCTCGGCGGCCGAGCCGCGCCAGCAAGTCGGCACGAGCGACGGCGTAGGGATGGTATTCGCGAAGGCGTGGCTCGGCGGCAAGTTCGTCGAGCAACTCGAGACCCGCCTGTGCACCGTCCCGCATCGCGATTGCAATCGCACGGTTCATCGCGACGACTGGTGATGGGTCCAGCGCGAGCAGCACGCCGTAGAGTGCGACAATCTGCGGCCAGTCGGTCGTCGTGAAGTCATCAGCATTGTCGTGCAGCGCCGCAATCGCGGCTTGTACGCCGTAGGGACCTGCTGGACCACCACTCAGCGACTGCACCACCAGTCGCTGGCCATCATCGATGAGCTCGCGATCCCACAGGTTGCGGTCCTGGTCTTGCAGCAGTATCAGTTCTTCGCTGGGGCCTGTCCGTGCGTCGCGCCGAGCGTGGATGAGCAGCATGAGAGCCAGGAGTCCGGTGACCTCCCGCTCAGCCGGCATCAACCGATGCAGAATCCATGCCAGCCGGATGGCCTCGTCCGCCAGGTCGAGCCGCTGCAGTGTCGCGCCTGAACTGGCCGCGTACCCCTCGGTGAAGATCGAGTAAATCACCTGCAGAACGCCAGGTAACCGTGCAGGCAGTTCGTCAGATGCGGGCACCCGGAATGGGATTCGTGCCTCACGTATCTTTTTCTTGGCCCGCACAATTCGCTGAGCCATCGCAGCTGGGGGTACCAAGTACGCACGCGCCACCTCCAGTGTGGTCAACCCAGCCAGGCAGCGCAGCGTGAGCGCACCGCGCGCCTCAGCGGGCAGCGCGGGGTGCGCACAGGTAAAGAACAGCTGCAGACGCTCATCCGGAAAATCGCTCACCTCAGATGACGGCGCAACCAGTTCCGTGCGTTCCAGTTCAGCCTGCAGTACAGCGACCCTGAGTGCGAGCGTTCTATCCCGCCGCAGCCGGTCGACTGCTTTGCGCCGGGCCGTTGTCAGCAACCAAGCACCTGGCCGATCCGGCACGCCTTGTCTCGGCCAGTGGGTCAATGCCGCTTCCACTGCCTCTGATGTGACTTCTTCAGCCAGATCGAGGTCGCCGAAGCGGCTGACGAGTGACGCCAGCAGACGACCGTGCTCCTCTCGGAACACGGTGTCGACTAGCGAAGATGCCTCCGTTGCGGGGAACTCAGCGTTCACCGCTTTTATGCACCGAAATCCGCGATCGGACGCACGACTACTGAACCGCTGCCACGTGCGCCGGGACAGCGGGCTGCCCAGTCGAGTGCAACATCAAGGTTGGGCACATCGAGCACGTAGAAGCCACCAAGAACTTCACGTGATTCTGCGAACGGCCCATCAGTTACCGTTCGCTCACCCTCTGGGCTGACTCGCACAGTCGTCGCAGTGACAAGGTTTGCTAGTGATTCACCCGAGACCAAGATCCCGGCTTCTCGTACCTCTTTGTCATAGACCATCCAGTCCTCCGGAGCGCATCCCTCTGCGCCACCGTTCTCGTCGACCGCACCGGCGTTGATCAGCAACATGTATTTCATCGTTCGACTCCCGTCATAGTTCGTTTCTGACCGTACGGCTTGGGCGCCGTACATGATGACGACGAACGGAATGCGGCCAGATCGACAGCGGCCCAGAAAAACTTGTCGCGACGGGCGTCCGCAGTCCGCCGGTATGAGCGTAGGCTTGGGGTTGCGCACCCATATCAACCAGGGGCGGCAGCCGCTGCGGGACCGCGCACGTAACGCCTCGCCGCATTCCGGCTGGGCAGTCAGGAATGGCCACAGTGAACCTCACCGGATACGTCACCTCCTCCGAACCGACAACGAAGCCCCCTGCTGCGGCTAGGCCTAAGAACTCAGGCGACTGCGATATGTGCGGCCACCCCACCCGCGATCATGACGCTATCTCGCTCCGCTATTGCTTGGCCACACAGAACGGTGCAATGTCCAGAGGCTGTGTGTGCCCAGCGGGTTAATTCCCAAGAACCCGATATCCGCACCCAACCCGACGGTTGCTCCACGAGGGGTGAAGCGAGCGCTTCCAGAACGCGGGGTTCGAGTACCCGGCAGTGATGCAGAGTATCGGCGTTGGCGCGCATCGATGAGCGTCACGTCGACAACTGTCTGGTAACGATCTGCGGGCATGCGCGCTGCCCGGGCACGGGCACAGTGCAGCGGAGGTAGCGTAGCCGCCGGATGGGGATCCACAAATCGTGCAGGGCACGAGTGCGACTTGCGGGAGGTTATGGCAGTGACCGGAGCATCGGGTGGAGATCCGTATCCCGATCCCGAGTCGTTCCTGATCCCGATAGAAGTTCGTCAGCCGCCCCCAGTCCGGACGCAGCGCAGCGTTATCGTTGCTGCGATAACGCTGCTGTTTATTGCCGTCGGGATTGGCGTCCTCGCTAACAGTCCGGCTGGCAGTGGTGTTGGCCCCGATCTCGGTGTGAGCATGGGCCCAACTGCCCATTGACTATGGTGACCTCAGTCTCCCGCTAACTGGCCCCAGCCCGAAGGCCGTCAGAGCGGCGACGAGACCGTCAGTGCGCTCCTTCGTCGGGTGAGGATCGACGAGCGCGAAAACACATCCGAGTTCGCGCGCAGCGCCGTCCGCCTCTTCACTGTCGCCGACCATCAATGTGCGGTGTGGCTCAGCTTCGAGCGCTGACAGCGCATGTTCAAAGATCTTGGGCTGCGGTTTGACCGCGCCTACCTCAAACGACAACACGAACTCGTCAACGAGACCGTCCACACCCAGCCTCGCGAACGCGGGCCGAATATCGAACGCGATGTTGCTGAGGACGGCAATCTTCACCCCGCGCTTATTCAGCCCCACGAGGGATTCGGCGGCATCAGGGTACGGGGTCCAGCATGCCGGATCGATCACGCGCCCATAGAGGTCCGCTGCCTGCTCTTCACGGGTCACACCGGACTTGCGCAGCACCTCCATGTACGCGCGGCGATGTAGCACAGGGTCGAGATCACGATTGGTCCACGCGTAAAGGTGTTCGTCATCCAGTTCGACCATCTGTCCGACTGGCGCAGTCATTCGACGCATAATTTCAGTCAGTTGGTGCACGTCGAAGGGTCGTCCATGTTCATCTGTCAGTCCACTGAGCCAACTGTCGTCCTCTTCGAACCTGAACAATGTGCCTGAGAAATCAAACATCACAGCGTCGAACGGCTCTTCTGAAACAGCAGTATCACTCATCCAGATCATCGTAGTCGTGCCCGGTGACGTGTACATTCCGCTGCTGCTCAGAGGTTGCCGCGAGCATCCTGTTCACGTTCGATCGCTTCGAACAGCGCCTTGAAGTTGCCTTTACCGAACCCCGTCGATCCATGCCGTTCGATCAACTCGAAGAAGACTGTCGGGCGGTCCCCGATGGGCTTGGTGAATATCTGCAATAAGTAGCCGTTTTCGTCGCGGTCGACCAGCACGCCACGTTTCCGCAGCTCTTCAACGGGCGCGCGAACCTTCCCGATTCGTGCCTTAAGCCTCGCGTCGAGATAGTACGCATCCGGGATAGACAGGAACTCCACCCCCTCGAGTCGCATGTGATCGACGGTTGTGAGGATGTCTGGTGTGGCCAGCGCGAGGTGCTGCACTCCCGGTCCGCAGTAATAATCGAGATATTCGTCGATCTGTGAACGGCGCTTGCCGACGGCCGGCTCATTGAGCGGGAATTTCACCCAATGATTGCCGTTGGTCACGACTTTGCTCATCAACGCTGAGTACTCGGTGGCGATGTCGTCACCGATGAACTCCGCGAGGTTAGTGAAACCCATGACGCGGCGGTAAAAGTCCACCCATTCATTCATCCGCCCGTACTCGACATTGCCGACGACGTGGTCGAGCGCGTCAAACAGCCGATCCGGAGAACCCGTGCGCTTCCGGTATCCCGATGCGCACGATACATATCCGGGCCAATACGCGCCGTGGTAGCGACTGCGATCCACAAGCGTGTGCCTCGTATCGCCGTACGTACCGATGGCAGCGCAACGGATTGCGCCGTTCTCGTCTGCCTCGTCGTGAGGCTCACTGAGTACCCGGGCACCAGCCTCACGTGCCTGTTCAGCGCAGCGGTCGACGTCGGGCACCTCGAGCCCGATATCGATCACACCGTCGCCATGCGTGCGGTGGTGTTCGGCGATCGGACTGCTGGGGGCAACCGCGCCCTTAAGCACAAAGATCACTGCACCGCTGCGGAGTACATAGGCTTGGTGGTCGCGGTTACCGGTTCGCGGGCCTGAATAAGCGATCAGTCCCATCCCCATCGCGGACTGGAAGTAGTGCGCGCTCTGGGTGGCATTTCCTACTGCCCACACCACAGCGTCCCATCCATTGACTGGAAAACGGTCGTGCGAGGGGTCGTACTCGACGAGGCCGACTAGTTCTCTTAACTGCTGAGCCGTGAGTCCTGCGAGCATCTCGTCGTTGGTCAGAATATGGTCGATCGTCATGACGCACCTTCTTCCCTGGTCATTCCAGGTTGGCCCCATTAACAGCGGTGCGTCAATGTAGTCGCCTCAACTGAATGAGGCCGACACGATCCGGGCAATGCGGTCCACTATCATTCCCGCACTGTCTTCGGGAAAGAAGTGCCGCCCAGGGATCACATCAGGTTCAGATAGTCCCGCGGCCTCGGCTAGAGCGGTCATTACCGTTTCCGCTGAGCGTGCTCACGCTCGTAGAGCATCAAGTCGATTTGCCGTTGTACGGCGCTCTTGACCTGATCACGAACTGTTCGCAGCAAGTCAGTGTCGTCCTGACGGCCAGCCCACTGGCTGGTGGTGATCGGTTCTCCGAAGGAGAAGTACAACCGCTGCGGCCGTGGCACTGGCGTTGGCCCAATCCCTCGGACGAGCGGAAAGACGATGTCCCATCGGCCTCCGAACCGTTCCACCAGTAATCGGAGCGGACTGAGCGCCGGATGGTCCGCATCCACGACGATGTCGTAAAAGTCGTCCGCGCCAACTGCGCCAAACGGGACGATAGGGCATCCCGCCTCGATCGCGAGCCTGACGAACCCGAGCCGTTCTTTCCAGATCAGTTTGTAATGCTCATTCTTGCGCTTAGCTACCTCACGCCCGCCTCCTGGGTACAGCAGCACGGCCTCACCTGCCGCGAGGAGAGCGCGGCAGTTGTCACGCGTGCCGTGCACCGCGCCGTACCGGGTCAGAATGTCACGCCAGCCCGGAATCGCATAGTGCGCGTTGTCCGCTGCCCCGCGTACAAAACGTCCTGTACCGCGATGTATCTCATCAATCATGAATGGCATGTCCAGCGCTAGGAGTCCGTGGTTGCCCACCACCAGTACCGCACCGCTGGCGGGGATGTTCTCAATGCCGTGTATGACCGGTCTGGTCAACTGCCGCAACGGGGCGAGCGCAGAACGCAGGAGCGCGAGCTCTGGAGCTCCGGGCTGGAATTGCACGTGGCCTGGATCAGCGCGCTCATCGGGCATGGATGGAATCTACCGCAGGAGTCGAAGTCGAAACGTCTTTACCCTCGTCTGAATCCATCTGCGCAAGTCACCACTAACGACGTTTTCGTGCCGGTTTCGTTGACCTCCGCAGGCGGATTTTCCGTCGAGTGGCACCAACGCGGCCTGATCTCGCCCGTACGATCAACAGGAGGGAGCGCCGAGGAGGCCGGGCAATGACTGAACCGGTTGATGACCACTTCATCCAAGCGGTAGCAGCCATGGCAGTGCCGCCGCACCTCCAGGAAAGCACGTCACTTTCTGCCCGCGACATTCTGGAACTCTTCAACTCGCAGATCGGAAGCCGTCACCTCGATCTAGCGGCGCGGTGGCTTCGCGCGCAAGGGAGAGGCTTTTACACCATCGGGTCGTCCGGGCATGAGGCAAACGCCGCGGTCGCCCGGGCGACACGTGTCACAGATCCCGCATTTCTGCACTACCGGTCCGGTGCGTTCTTCCTCGAGCGTGCCAGGCACGTGAGCGGCAGCGAGCCGCTGCGGGACGTACTGCTGGGAATCGTTGCGGCTGCGGAGGAGCCAATCGCCGGCGGGCGCCACAAGGTCTTCGGACGCCGCGATCTCAACGTCATTCCGCAAACGTCAACTATCGCCTCTCATCTCCCGCGCGCTGTCGGCGCAGCGTTCGCGATCGGCCGCGCAGCCAAACTCGGAACTCCGATTTTGTGGCCAACCGATGCGGTGGTCATCTGCAGTTTCGGTGACGCGTCTGCCAGCCACTCAACAGCGCTCGGTGCGATCAACGCCGCATTGCACGCGTCCTATCAACGTCTCCCCATACCGCTGCTGTTGGTGTGCGAGGACAATGGAATCGGCATCAGTACTCGCACACCGCCCGGCTGGATCGAATCGAGCTTCAGAGCCCGGCACGGGCTGCAGTACTTCAGGTCAGACGGCACTGACGTCACCGAGACGTACCGCGCAGCAGTCGCCGCCGTGGAATGGGTGCGTGCGCGACAGCGGCCCGCCTTCCTGCACTTGCGCACGGTTCGGCTTATGGGGCACGCCGGGTCGGATTATGAACCGGCATATCGCACTTCGCGTGAGATTGCGGCGGACCTGGCCGAGGATCCGCTGATCAAGACGGCACGATATCTCGTGGGGTGCGCGGGTGTCTCCCCCGATGCAATCCTCGAGCTGTACGAGGACAAAAGAACGCAGGTCCTCGATATCGCGCGAGAAGTCAGTACCGCACCGCAGCTAGCGACCGCGGAAGAGGTGATGCGGCCACTGTTCGCTGTCGCGGAAGAGAGCATCGCCGCTGAATCGTGCCTGGCGGAGCCGATCGGCACGCGCGACGAATTGCGGACGGTCGCGCAAGCCATCAACCAGGCCCTTGCCGACATACTCAGCCAGAACCCGGAAGCTATCGTCTTCGGTGAGGATGTCGCGCTGAAAGGCGGAGTCTATGGGGTAACGCGCGGACTGCTGAAGCGTTTCGGTTCTCCCCGGGTTTTCGACACCGTACTCGATGAGCAGACGATTCTCGGTCTCGCACTGGGAACGGGACTTGCTGGCCTCTTACCGATCCCGGAAATCCAGTATCTCGCGTACCTCCACAATGCGGCCGATCAGATCCGCGGTGAGGGTGCCAGCCTGCAGTTCTTCTCGAACCGCCAGTACCGCAACCCAATGGTGGTTCGCGTCGCGAGCTACGGGTACCAAAAGGGATTCGGCGGGCATTTCCACAACGACAATGCGATCGGCGCGCTGCGCGACATTCCTGGGCTGATCATCGCGTCACCATCCCGTCCTGATGACGCTGCGGGCATGCTGCGGTCGTGCGTAGCAGCGGCCAAGACCGCGGGTGCAGTTTGTGTTTTTCTGGAACCCATAGCGCTGTATCACACCAGAGATCTGCACCAGGACGGTGACGAAGGATGGCTTGCGCGGAGTTCGCCAGAAAATCAGGTGCCGCTCGGACGGGCCCGCACATACGGTGGCGGGACCGACCTCACAATAATGACCTTCGGCAATGGACTCAGAATGAGCCTGCGTGTCGCGCAGCAACTCGATGGTCTCGGAATCCAATCCCGCACAATCGATTTGCGATGGCTGTTGCCGCTTCCCGCAGATGACATTCGTCGCGAGGCGCGCGCGACCGGCCGGGTCCTCGTGGTCGACGAGACCCGGCGCTCTGGCGGACTGAGTGAAGCCATCTTCGCGCTGCTTGTCGACGACGGATTCACCGGGCCGCTGCGCCGCGTGACGAGCAAAGATAGCTTCATCCCGCTCGGCGACGCGGCAGCTCACGTCTTGTTGTCCGAAGCCGAGATCAAAAACGCGGCCATCGGTTTGGCGCGGTCTACTCGTTCTTAGGCGATGCCAGTGACCATGTATGCCCGAAGGGGTCCTTCACCTGTCCGTAGCGGTCACCCCAGAACTGATCGGCCAGTTCCATGAGGACGGTCGCACCCGCGTCGAGGGCACGCTTCCATGCTGTGTCGACGTCCGGTACTTCGAGATGGATGACGACTGGAGAGCCACCCAGAGCCTGCGGCGTGCTGCCCTGGCCGTTTCCGTACTCTGGGAAGTCGTCCATCAACATCACGAGCCCGCCGTTTATTGTCACTGCCGCATGCATGAGACGTTCGCCGTCTTCAGCGGCCACTCTCTGCACTTCTTCGGCTCCAAACGCGGCCTTGTAGAACTCAATCGCCTTCGCTGCGCCGTCCACGACCAGGTGGGGCGTAACAGGTGGCATCGCATACTCATTTTCAGCCATCACAGACTCCTCTCGTAGCAACCGTATCGGTTGAGCTACTGACCTGTGCTGCCGTCGAAATTCATCGGCCTTTCTCGTTGTTCAGCGACGCAAGTATGACTTCAGCGAGCGGCGCGGAGGAGGCTGGGTTCTGACCAGTGAAGAGGTTGCGGTCGACGATAACGTTCGGGGACCACGGTTCACCTTCCTGGAAATCGGCTCCGATCCGCTCAAGCCGGTCTTGCAGAAGCCACTTTGCTTTGTCGGCGAGGCCAGCCTGCTGTTCTTCAGCGTTAGTGAACCCCGTCATTCGATAACCCGCAAATGGTGATTTCCCATCGGAGCCTGTCGTTGCGAGAAGTGCAGCCGGTGCGTGGCAGACCACCCCCAGTGGCTTGCCGGATCGGAGCGCCTCAGTGAGGATCTTCGCAGAGTCCGCGTTCACCGCGAGGTCTTCCATAGGCCCATGCCCACCAGGATAGAAAACGGCTGCATAGTCGTTTAGGTCGATGTGTTCGAGTTCAATAGGCTGCTGCAGTTCCTTGAACGACTCGAGGGCCTGCGAAATCTCGTCAGCCTTCTCCTGGCCGCCGTTTGCGTCGGCCGCGAGGCTCGCCTCGTCGACAGTAGGTACAACGCCGCCGGGCGTGGCGACGACGATGTCGTATCCAGCCTCACTGAAAGCCTGATAGGGCGCGACGGCCTCTTCGGCCCAGAAGCCGGTGGGGTGTTGAGTGCCGTCGTCCAGCGTCCATTTGTCGGCGCCTGTCATTACGAACAGTATCTTTGCCATAGAACGACCGTAGGCACGCACCACATGACATTTCCAATAGGATTCCTGATGTCTGGTATTCAAATGCTGATAGTCTGCGATTATGGCGGGCGCGGCACGCGATCTGAACCATCTACGCACGTTCCTCGCCGTTCACCGGACGGGGTCTTTCACTGCTGCTGCTCGCGTTCTTGAGTTGTCGCAACCCACTGTGACCGCGCACATTGCGGCGCTTGAGCGAGAACTCGGACGCGAACTTTTTGCGCGACGGGGAAGCGGGGTATCCGCGGCGCCATACGCGGACGCGCTCGCCGCTCAAATAGCGGGGCCACTCGACTCGCTCGCCATTGCAGCGCTGCCCTCGTCAGCCGACCCTCGGGATGAAGCTCAGCCCGTACATCTCGCTGGGCCGGCTGAACTTTTATCGGCGCGGGTCCTGCCCGCACTGAGTCAGCTAGTGGTCCAGGGAGTACGAGTGCGCATAGCCACAGGCCTGACCGATCCGCTCCTCGATGAATTGCGCGTGGGTCGGCATGACCTCGTTATCGCCACCACCCGGCCGCGCAGCAGATCAGTCGACTCCGTTCCGCTGATGGACGAAGAGTTCGTTCTCGTCGCTTCACCCGCCTGGGCGGGTCGGCTGAGGGCGTCCGGGGCACCCCAGCGAATTGCAGAAGAGGTCCCGCGCCAACTGCATAGCGTTCCGCTCATCGCCTACGCGGAGGATCTGCCCATCACCAGGCGTTACTGGCGGCATGTGTTTGGGCGTAAACTCGCGCAGTCACCGTCGATTACCGTTCCAGATCTTCGTTCGGTCAAGGCAGCGGTGATCGCCGATGCGGGGTTCGCGGTGCTCCCGCGATATCTGTGCGTCGAGGCACTAGCGAGCGGCGCGCTAACCGAACTGTATTCACCAGACGATCCACCGATCAACACCGCTTACCTGGCGTGGCGGTCTGGCCCCTCGACTAACCCCCATGTCGCCCTTGTGCGTGAGGAAATTCGGCGAGCTGCCCGGGCGTGGTGAATTCACAGGCAGCCCGCGAGGACATCCCGAAATCGTGTGAGGTCCTCTTTAGTGTTGTAGACGCTTGGTGCCACCCGCAGTACCCCGCCACGGAACGACACGTACACCCCGGCCTCGGTGAAACGCCGCGGCATGTCGCTGGGCGCATCCGCTGGAAGCGTGAGACCCACAAGATGTGCGCTCCGGTGCGCTTCCGGTACCGCGCTGAGGCCCAAATCCTCAGCGTCCGAGACGATCTGCTTGATGTGCTGCTGGGTTGCGGCTGCGATGCGGTCAATTCCCCAGGCCTCAACCTGCGTGAGCGCGGCAATCGCCATAGGCACATGGATGAAACTCGACGCTTCGCCCATGTCGTACCGGCGCGCGCCGGCCTGGAAGTTCTCCGTGTACGCGACAAGCCGGTTGAAGTCGTCACTGCCCGCACGCGAGAGCCAGTTGCCTTCGAGCGGCACGCCTGTGCGCAGATGCGGCGCAAACCATGCGTACGAGAGATTGAACGGACCGAACAGCCACTTGTATCCCACGGCGCAAACGACATCGGGCTGAATCGCCGTTACATCCATCGTTTCGGCCCCGAGCCATTGGCTGGCATCGACTACCAGGACAGCACCGGCTTCGCGCGCTGCGGCGCCGATGGCTACGAGATCTACTGTGGCTCCGTCGGTCCAGTGGCACGGAGGTATAGCGACCACAGCTGTGCGTTCATCAATGGCTGCGAGGA is from Hoyosella subflava DQS3-9A1 and encodes:
- a CDS encoding RNA polymerase sigma factor: MNAEFPATEASSLVDTVFREEHGRLLASLVSRFGDLDLAEEVTSEAVEAALTHWPRQGVPDRPGAWLLTTARRKAVDRLRRDRTLALRVAVLQAELERTELVAPSSEVSDFPDERLQLFFTCAHPALPAEARGALTLRCLAGLTTLEVARAYLVPPAAMAQRIVRAKKKIREARIPFRVPASDELPARLPGVLQVIYSIFTEGYAASSGATLQRLDLADEAIRLAWILHRLMPAEREVTGLLALMLLIHARRDARTGPSEELILLQDQDRNLWDRELIDDGQRLVVQSLSGGPAGPYGVQAAIAALHDNADDFTTTDWPQIVALYGVLLALDPSPVVAMNRAIAIAMRDGAQAGLELLDELAAEPRLREYHPYAVARADLLARLGRRDEAETAYLRALRLAGTDPERNHIRRRLTAISTDVDEQ
- a CDS encoding YciI family protein yields the protein MKYMLLINAGAVDENGGAEGCAPEDWMVYDKEVREAGILVSGESLANLVTATTVRVSPEGERTVTDGPFAESREVLGGFYVLDVPNLDVALDWAARCPGARGSGSVVVRPIADFGA
- a CDS encoding RGCVC family protein, giving the protein MATVNLTGYVTSSEPTTKPPAAARPKNSGDCDMCGHPTRDHDAISLRYCLATQNGAMSRGCVCPAG
- a CDS encoding HAD family hydrolase; this encodes MSDTAVSEEPFDAVMFDFSGTLFRFEEDDSWLSGLTDEHGRPFDVHQLTEIMRRMTAPVGQMVELDDEHLYAWTNRDLDPVLHRRAYMEVLRKSGVTREEQAADLYGRVIDPACWTPYPDAAESLVGLNKRGVKIAVLSNIAFDIRPAFARLGVDGLVDEFVLSFEVGAVKPQPKIFEHALSALEAEPHRTLMVGDSEEADGAARELGCVFALVDPHPTKERTDGLVAALTAFGLGPVSGRLRSP
- the hppD gene encoding 4-hydroxyphenylpyruvate dioxygenase gives rise to the protein MTIDHILTNDEMLAGLTAQQLRELVGLVEYDPSHDRFPVNGWDAVVWAVGNATQSAHYFQSAMGMGLIAYSGPRTGNRDHQAYVLRSGAVIFVLKGAVAPSSPIAEHHRTHGDGVIDIGLEVPDVDRCAEQAREAGARVLSEPHDEADENGAIRCAAIGTYGDTRHTLVDRSRYHGAYWPGYVSCASGYRKRTGSPDRLFDALDHVVGNVEYGRMNEWVDFYRRVMGFTNLAEFIGDDIATEYSALMSKVVTNGNHWVKFPLNEPAVGKRRSQIDEYLDYYCGPGVQHLALATPDILTTVDHMRLEGVEFLSIPDAYYLDARLKARIGKVRAPVEELRKRGVLVDRDENGYLLQIFTKPIGDRPTVFFELIERHGSTGFGKGNFKALFEAIEREQDARGNL
- a CDS encoding lysophospholipid acyltransferase family protein — its product is MPDERADPGHVQFQPGAPELALLRSALAPLRQLTRPVIHGIENIPASGAVLVVGNHGLLALDMPFMIDEIHRGTGRFVRGAADNAHYAIPGWRDILTRYGAVHGTRDNCRALLAAGEAVLLYPGGGREVAKRKNEHYKLIWKERLGFVRLAIEAGCPIVPFGAVGADDFYDIVVDADHPALSPLRLLVERFGGRWDIVFPLVRGIGPTPVPRPQRLYFSFGEPITTSQWAGRQDDTDLLRTVRDQVKSAVQRQIDLMLYEREHAQRKR
- a CDS encoding thiamine pyrophosphate-dependent enzyme, with the protein product MTEPVDDHFIQAVAAMAVPPHLQESTSLSARDILELFNSQIGSRHLDLAARWLRAQGRGFYTIGSSGHEANAAVARATRVTDPAFLHYRSGAFFLERARHVSGSEPLRDVLLGIVAAAEEPIAGGRHKVFGRRDLNVIPQTSTIASHLPRAVGAAFAIGRAAKLGTPILWPTDAVVICSFGDASASHSTALGAINAALHASYQRLPIPLLLVCEDNGIGISTRTPPGWIESSFRARHGLQYFRSDGTDVTETYRAAVAAVEWVRARQRPAFLHLRTVRLMGHAGSDYEPAYRTSREIAADLAEDPLIKTARYLVGCAGVSPDAILELYEDKRTQVLDIAREVSTAPQLATAEEVMRPLFAVAEESIAAESCLAEPIGTRDELRTVAQAINQALADILSQNPEAIVFGEDVALKGGVYGVTRGLLKRFGSPRVFDTVLDEQTILGLALGTGLAGLLPIPEIQYLAYLHNAADQIRGEGASLQFFSNRQYRNPMVVRVASYGYQKGFGGHFHNDNAIGALRDIPGLIIASPSRPDDAAGMLRSCVAAAKTAGAVCVFLEPIALYHTRDLHQDGDEGWLARSSPENQVPLGRARTYGGGTDLTIMTFGNGLRMSLRVAQQLDGLGIQSRTIDLRWLLPLPADDIRREARATGRVLVVDETRRSGGLSEAIFALLVDDGFTGPLRRVTSKDSFIPLGDAAAHVLLSEAEIKNAAIGLARSTRS
- a CDS encoding VOC family protein → MAENEYAMPPVTPHLVVDGAAKAIEFYKAAFGAEEVQRVAAEDGERLMHAAVTINGGLVMLMDDFPEYGNGQGSTPQALGGSPVVIHLEVPDVDTAWKRALDAGATVLMELADQFWGDRYGQVKDPFGHTWSLASPKNE
- a CDS encoding type 1 glutamine amidotransferase domain-containing protein — translated: MAKILFVMTGADKWTLDDGTQHPTGFWAEEAVAPYQAFSEAGYDIVVATPGGVVPTVDEASLAADANGGQEKADEISQALESFKELQQPIELEHIDLNDYAAVFYPGGHGPMEDLAVNADSAKILTEALRSGKPLGVVCHAPAALLATTGSDGKSPFAGYRMTGFTNAEEQQAGLADKAKWLLQDRLERIGADFQEGEPWSPNVIVDRNLFTGQNPASSAPLAEVILASLNNEKGR
- a CDS encoding LysR family transcriptional regulator, giving the protein MAGAARDLNHLRTFLAVHRTGSFTAAARVLELSQPTVTAHIAALERELGRELFARRGSGVSAAPYADALAAQIAGPLDSLAIAALPSSADPRDEAQPVHLAGPAELLSARVLPALSQLVVQGVRVRIATGLTDPLLDELRVGRHDLVIATTRPRSRSVDSVPLMDEEFVLVASPAWAGRLRASGAPQRIAEEVPRQLHSVPLIAYAEDLPITRRYWRHVFGRKLAQSPSITVPDLRSVKAAVIADAGFAVLPRYLCVEALASGALTELYSPDDPPINTAYLAWRSGPSTNPHVALVREEIRRAARAW
- a CDS encoding aminotransferase class V-fold PLP-dependent enzyme; the protein is MTPDPLPVQRDRFDLPEDVAYLNCAYMSPQLRTVSEAGIEAVKRKAQPWRLAPSDFFTSLEKLRHQFGALTGLDSEGVALGPSVSYGMATAASNITLREGDQVLMLAEEFPSPFYAFSAAAARSGAEVLTIPRPSSAEWTRQILAAIDERTAVVAIPPCHWTDGATVDLVAIGAAAREAGAVLVVDASQWLGAETMDVTAIQPDVVCAVGYKWLFGPFNLSYAWFAPHLRTGVPLEGNWLSRAGSDDFNRLVAYTENFQAGARRYDMGEASSFIHVPMAIAALTQVEAWGIDRIAAATQQHIKQIVSDAEDLGLSAVPEAHRSAHLVGLTLPADAPSDMPRRFTEAGVYVSFRGGVLRVAPSVYNTKEDLTRFRDVLAGCL